A DNA window from Candidatus Caldatribacterium sp. contains the following coding sequences:
- a CDS encoding DNA-directed RNA polymerase subunit beta produces the protein EEKLLRAIFGEKAREVRDTSLRMPHGEYGKVIDVKVFSRENGDELAPGVNKLVKVYVAQKRKITVGDKMAGRHGNKGVIARILPEEDMPYLPDGTPVDIVLNPLGVPSRMNIGQILETHLGWVANKERKFVASPPFDGAREEEILEAMRNAKTPDGDVPFAEFFDHRVSKDFHLFPQGKTVLYDGRTGEPFDNEVTVGYIYMMKLAHLVETKIHARSTGPYSLVTQQPLGGKAQFGGQRFGEMEVWALEGYGAAYTLQEMLTVKSDDIAGRVKAYEAIVKGKNVLQPSLPESFKVLVKELQSLCLSVKIFDGKGREISLEEMENAEEEVPSLGVNLQGREKK, from the coding sequence GAGGAAAAACTCCTCCGAGCCATCTTCGGAGAGAAGGCGCGGGAAGTCCGTGACACGTCGCTGCGGATGCCCCATGGGGAGTACGGTAAGGTCATCGATGTGAAAGTCTTCTCTCGGGAGAACGGTGACGAGCTCGCCCCGGGAGTCAACAAGCTCGTGAAAGTATACGTAGCCCAGAAGCGGAAAATCACTGTAGGGGACAAGATGGCAGGACGCCACGGGAATAAAGGGGTCATTGCCCGCATTCTTCCCGAAGAGGACATGCCGTACCTTCCCGATGGGACACCGGTGGATATCGTTCTCAATCCTCTTGGTGTTCCCTCGCGGATGAACATTGGACAGATTCTTGAGACCCACCTTGGTTGGGTGGCGAATAAAGAGCGAAAGTTTGTAGCCAGTCCTCCTTTTGATGGAGCTCGTGAAGAAGAAATCCTTGAGGCCATGCGGAATGCGAAGACTCCTGATGGAGATGTACCCTTTGCAGAGTTCTTCGACCATCGGGTTTCAAAAGACTTCCATCTTTTCCCGCAGGGTAAAACGGTGCTCTACGATGGCCGAACTGGCGAACCTTTCGATAACGAGGTAACGGTGGGGTACATTTACATGATGAAACTCGCCCACCTTGTGGAAACGAAGATTCACGCTCGTTCGACCGGACCGTACTCTCTCGTTACTCAGCAGCCTCTTGGTGGAAAGGCCCAGTTCGGTGGGCAGCGTTTCGGAGAGATGGAGGTGTGGGCGCTTGAGGGGTACGGTGCAGCGTACACGCTCCAGGAAATGCTTACGGTGAAATCCGACGACATCGCAGGAAGGGTCAAGGCGTACGAAGCCATTGTCAAGGGGAAGAATGTGCTGCAGCCGTCTCTTCCTGAGTCCTTCAAGGTACTCGTGAAAGAACTCCAGAGCCTGTGCCTGAGCGTAAAGATTTTTGACGGTAAAGGGAGAGAAATTTCCCTTGAAGAGATGGAGAACGCTGAGGAAGAGGTACCAAGCCTCGGCGTCAATCTCCAGGGTCGGGAGAAAAAGTGA